A window of Bacteroidota bacterium genomic DNA:
CCTAAATCGTTCAACTCCTTTGCCAAAACGCCTTCCAATCCTACAAAAGTCTTGGCAATCATTTTATATTTCTCGACACTACTTTCCATAAAAATCTAAATCAAATTCAAATCGTAATTTACGATAAACTATACTAAAGAAACCTGCTATTAATAATATTATGATTATTTAAAAATATTGCGTTGGTTCAAAGCTTTCTGATACCTGATGGCATTCTGTTTATGTTGCGGTACCGTACTTGCAAAATTATGATAACCCGAAAAATCCTCTTTGGCACAAAAATATAAATAATTGTGATGTTTATAATTCAGCACGGAATTGATAGCAGCTAAAGAAGGGATGCATATAGGCCCAGGGGGTAAACCCTCATACAAATATGTATTGTAAGGGGATTTTACTTCCAAGTCTTTATTCAGCACACGTTTGATGGTAAAATCATTTAAAGCAAAACGGATTGTCGGATCAGCCTGAAGTTTCATTCCTTTATTCAGCCGGTTCATATAAACCCCGGCAATTTTAGGCATTTCGTCAACTTTATTTGATTCTTCACTAACAATAGAAGCCAGGGTAATCACTTCAACCTTACTTAAACCGATGTTCTTGGCTTTAGCAATCCGGCTGTCCGTCCAAAACCTATTATACTCATTATACATCTTCCCCAAAAATTTCTTTGCAGAAGTATTCCAGTAAATATCATAAGTATTGGGGATGAACATGGCCATAACTGTGGCCGGTTTAAAGTTATATTTTGAAAGAAAATCGGCATCATTGAGCAGGTCAAGTACTGCCTCTTTTTTAGCTTCAATCTGAGAAGCAATTTTTTCAGCAAACTCATCCTTTGTGCGGATACTGTTGAAAACCAGATGAACAGGTTCCTGCTCTCCCGAACGCAACAGCTTAATAAGACTGTTGTTACTCATGTGGTTTTTTAATTTATAACGGCCAGGATGTACATGGTGACGATAGTTCATCTTTTCAGCCAGCCATTCGAACGAACGTTTGTTGACAATATAATTTTTTTCGTACAAAAGATTGCTTACATCTTCCAGTTTAGAACCAGTAGGGATACAGACATACGATGTCTTTTGACCATGCAAAACAACATTGGACATGTATATCTCCCTGAAGGTCTCAAATCCCTTAATAAAGACTATGAACATCAGTAAAGCCAACGCTGAAATAAGTATCTTTACTGTAAGGCTTTGCTTTTTAAAACTAAAAAATTTCTTTTTCCTTGCCATTCAAATAAAAAATAAAACGCATCAATTTCGAAATGTCTTTTAAAAACAAAAAACATCTCAAATTTTATGCGACAAAAGTAATATTTATTTTTTGAATGGTTAGGGAAAATAATGACATAGATATATCGAAAATTTCTTTAGTTTTGTTCGGAATTAACTTCTTTGCCAACTAAAAAATCAATGAATATGGATAAAGTGAAACGAATTGCTCTGGTAGCTCATGACCATACCAAAAAAGATATGGAAGAATGGGTTGAATGGAACTGGAAAGAACTTGTAAACCACAAAATTGTCTGTACAGGCACTACAGGGAAGTTAGTGGAAGAAACATTGAACCGGAAAATTGAGGAAGAAGGACTTCCTCCAATGAAATATCCCGTCGTAAAATTAAAAAGTGGCCCGCTGGGAGGAGACATGCAATTGGGTGGTTTAATCAGTCAGGGAGAAATTGATATTGTAATATTCTTCTGGGATCCCATGTTTACTCAGCCCCATGATGTTGATGTAAAAGCGCTTTTAAGAATCACGGTACTTTACAATGTACCTACTGCAAGTAACCGTTCCACTGCAGATTTCATCATTTCATCTGAATTATTTCACAAGAAATACGCCCCCATACCGAATGATTTCAGCGATTATATCAACCGGAAAATACACTTATAATTAATAAAGGAAATTCAGGTTAATATAGAAACCTGAATTTCCATCCCTTCTATCTGTGGCCATTCCATAATCAAAAGCCACAATAAAATTCTCATTCAGGGCAAAATGTAATCCCCCTCCACAGGAAACATGAGGTTTTTCAGCATTATCTGCAAAGAAGTATCTTTGATCCTGAGGCACCCCGGCAATATCAAATTTATATTTACGGGTTACCATACCCGCATCTGCAAAACCACTTAGTGCGATATAGAAATTCTGCTTAAAAAGCATAGTCCTTAAAAACTTATAGCGCAATTCAGCATTCGAATACGCGAAACCATCTCCTACTACCCGGTCACGCAATATGCCCCTCATATTTTTTGCCCCTCCCAAACCGTCATAGGTCTGATAAGAACTTAACATATAAGGCAACATGTAAAAAGGAATGTGTCCGCTAAGTTTTGTTTGCCAGCCAATGCGGCAAGCCAGTGAAAGTTTTTTCTCAGCCAGGGTAAAATATTGGTGGTGGATAAGGGCTAACTGGGTATAGTCAAACTTTTTATTCCCCGTAAAAGAAGGGGCAACCATCAACATGGCTTCGGTCCATATCCCCTTCATCGGATTGGGCTCATTATCCCGGCTATCGTATATTAGCCCCAGTTTTAAGAAATTGCTGGTACCGCCTTTCGCCTGACCGGCGGGAATAATACCCCAGCTAACATAGCGATCGTATAATCCCGGGACATCAGGCAACTTATCTTTTTCAGCTTTGCCCTCATTCAGTTTCCCTATGTCTACAGAAGAAACTTTTGTGTCAAAAACAGCAATTCCTGCCAGCCATCTCAGGTTATTATCTGTTAATTTCCCCTGGAGATCGGTTGTAAACTTCAGCAGGCGGCGGTCACAACGGTAAAAAACCCTGGAAATATATTGGTTGCTTTGTTCATCTTCCAAAGCATGGTTATAATAAGCCTGGTATCCGTTAAATCCATAAAAATTAAGTGTCTGTTCCGTCAAAAAACTCAGGTCAGAAGTGATACGGATTTTCCAGGGAAGAAGATATTTTGAATCAAAAAAAATCTGATTAATGCCGCTGCCTTTGGTAGTACGTGACCATTCAAAATAAATAGAATAAAGATAATTAGGATAAATATCACCTTTACCGTAATTAAAAAGATTTACTACA
This region includes:
- the mltG gene encoding endolytic transglycosylase MltG; protein product: MARKKKFFSFKKQSLTVKILISALALLMFIVFIKGFETFREIYMSNVVLHGQKTSYVCIPTGSKLEDVSNLLYEKNYIVNKRSFEWLAEKMNYRHHVHPGRYKLKNHMSNNSLIKLLRSGEQEPVHLVFNSIRTKDEFAEKIASQIEAKKEAVLDLLNDADFLSKYNFKPATVMAMFIPNTYDIYWNTSAKKFLGKMYNEYNRFWTDSRIAKAKNIGLSKVEVITLASIVSEESNKVDEMPKIAGVYMNRLNKGMKLQADPTIRFALNDFTIKRVLNKDLEVKSPYNTYLYEGLPPGPICIPSLAAINSVLNYKHHNYLYFCAKEDFSGYHNFASTVPQHKQNAIRYQKALNQRNIFK
- a CDS encoding methylglyoxal synthase translates to MDKVKRIALVAHDHTKKDMEEWVEWNWKELVNHKIVCTGTTGKLVEETLNRKIEEEGLPPMKYPVVKLKSGPLGGDMQLGGLISQGEIDIVIFFWDPMFTQPHDVDVKALLRITVLYNVPTASNRSTADFIISSELFHKKYAPIPNDFSDYINRKIHL